Proteins encoded together in one Streptomyces sp. NA04227 window:
- a CDS encoding hemolysin family protein — MSIVQLLFALLLVLANGFFVGAEFALVSVRRSQIEPLQSSRARQVLYGLENLPQMMAAAQFGITICSLTLGAVAEPTVAHLLEPVFEAIHLPHGMVHPLGYVIALAVVVFLHLVIGEMLPKNLAMAAPEKTVLWLSPGLVAFARLCRPVTAGLGICSKVVLRLFGVEPKDEVEAVFTSEQLNRLVADAGQAGLLEPEAQERLGDALGLGSRPVTEVLLGRAELVTVGPSVTPGQVVALTAATGYSRFPVCAEGGAFMGYLHVKDMLDLEESERAVPQQIWRPMTTLRAELPLDDALTVMRRAATHLAQVADSTGRVLGLVALEDVLELLVGEVRDPAHRDPEPPAAKVGGPRSGSAQSALTG, encoded by the coding sequence GTGAGCATCGTCCAACTGCTCTTCGCCCTGCTGCTCGTGCTCGCCAACGGCTTCTTCGTCGGCGCCGAGTTCGCCCTGGTCTCGGTGCGCCGCAGCCAGATCGAACCCTTGCAGTCCTCGCGGGCCCGCCAGGTCCTGTACGGCCTGGAGAATCTGCCGCAGATGATGGCCGCCGCCCAGTTCGGCATCACCATCTGCTCACTGACCCTCGGCGCGGTAGCCGAGCCGACCGTGGCCCACCTCCTGGAACCCGTCTTCGAGGCGATCCACCTCCCGCACGGCATGGTCCACCCGCTGGGCTATGTGATCGCGCTCGCGGTGGTCGTCTTCCTGCACCTGGTCATCGGCGAGATGCTGCCGAAGAACCTGGCGATGGCCGCACCGGAGAAGACCGTCCTCTGGCTCAGCCCGGGCCTGGTCGCCTTCGCCCGGCTGTGCCGCCCCGTCACGGCGGGGCTCGGCATCTGCTCCAAGGTCGTCCTGCGTCTGTTCGGGGTCGAACCCAAGGACGAGGTCGAGGCGGTCTTCACCAGCGAGCAGCTCAACCGTCTGGTCGCCGACGCGGGACAGGCGGGCCTGCTGGAACCGGAGGCACAGGAACGACTCGGCGACGCGCTCGGACTCGGCTCGCGCCCGGTGACCGAGGTGCTCCTGGGCCGGGCCGAGCTGGTCACGGTCGGCCCCTCGGTGACCCCCGGCCAGGTCGTGGCGCTGACCGCGGCCACCGGGTACTCGCGGTTCCCGGTCTGCGCCGAGGGCGGGGCCTTCATGGGCTATCTGCACGTGAAGGACATGCTCGACCTGGAGGAGAGCGAGCGTGCGGTGCCGCAGCAGATATGGCGCCCGATGACGACCCTGCGGGCCGAACTCCCGCTGGACGACGCCCTCACCGTGATGCGCCGCGCGGCCACCCACCTCGCCCAGGTCGCCGACTCCACGGGCCGGGTACTGGGTCTGGTCGCACTGGAGGACGTACTCGAACTGCTCGTCGGCGAGGTACGCGATCCCGCGCACCGCGACCCGGAACCGCCCGCGGCCAAGGTGGGCGGACCCCGCTCGGGCTCCGCACAGTCGGCCCTCACGGGCTGA